In the genome of Neodiprion pinetum isolate iyNeoPine1 chromosome 2, iyNeoPine1.2, whole genome shotgun sequence, one region contains:
- the LOC124212286 gene encoding sperm-associated antigen 17, with protein MPAPKRQEKKSSKSKGPAAEDSWRSEIESLTLSDDRWTCVIAMIVETRVDHGRYVELFNDATTDETRAAIFSLSYDKLIRGVKLLAKSDLRQSPTGQGICRFASKEMEATGEAALSPWLLSRLIKFFVHRAKLRHQAILEGRKRAEAEIAREMEALKSTTSASRPNTVGKAKGGSGDAKPFVKTNTRLRKRGEEVREKLYIDDAPVDGPDLYVVLSGFHEPALLTELLDAGLPLVAVFKVCRSGEELEVVQPNPDEANSYLTRVEETKARLQRFWTTLEAPLKAGAYYGQVIWQTFCPPELPEYIPEEEIKPFKTDAYRRISFLMYDLCDILRYHASYIRSMRLQTGLEETRSVVQDRGNYDAVLGLFSEEDVSVPMVLDALLNQVAKSASAQGTENDWLKTREKIVQEDTGQRESKIDYLNQEFDVIRNETNPPRSPNPRLIIHGDALASKTHRCSVRLDDVPGTNGMDLGKGVLIQFAIASLWRGFPPLTSDQVDMYAYHIKQISGCFAESVNSDTMKHYLHLLRFEKLINGGRPRINFHKRADLETRVSFPTLKGLCPRLKDKRTKSETAASRQNSVGNFGSSFSSDSKIEYNKSIEETFECPEFFDLIDTREMLTSGHFSSLESCPEQNPGGLNFAEFDSVQPLSPEVFSQLFFECCEEYDVLETRYFKPTDSMLIFFHSTRSCSGVTQQQYTASIRTPVCLRDFSRFIIDEENDWIEKEDAAHAERLTAEEAQWETRISKSDKLPMSSCYTDGDFVLEDSIKGAETRKQKSRLTLMDVMEPVELPVEDERTTRPRKETKGTVARGDKKLKGRGGPINPKNKADEGVGTNALFLPLKRVTSLRCARDCEPWTFLGYDVGNHRVQVSGSESKFLSNDGTMVKVCLEEWAYADSTMQITIQLHGNNLVLYNFSGDQVSPIFHFTTANGIVMSFALEEKSDPTIFRASWPSGLIVEVLPGDGPLGPFYVKQSYVSKGPGYSGILDENYRVFLRDGGIIVFHNDDSVRLLRSSGTVTSCSGFSTQRKDSGDSVSEDDAFDRTKNSENVKIRRIVVLEPDGRRYEIYDGEMIRELEGELVRTASDYEVNEKFTRRSDGTNTLINSEGVLAVCFPDGSRITTGPIIAEEPVYCVWTDEELDRFNPINDDETSTEFESLGESLSRENIPTSDEFVSIFLSSCMEHENYATVTYDQPKLECTLSMPGSVQVRVSTDAGISITVGGSVSLQVKRNEIVFTGRSEVPPGGSSSSVYNLEYFSASRIPGEHLLRTTDSYGNVFSVDAQGRTSYTKYGEQSNRVKTPEQGQEREEEGEEKDDEEEEEECSSSSRIPTPTCNPSKLSSKSCRLFVVGRDLRGHEYLRRSDRLAQENEADLAETTSVFYLQVPDRLGQRLCTTLTAVDPIKTSQAWLQSYQVPSIRPTNADRRDLLRSTYSLPWNYLFPYGRNGRGIREHTWNRPLKNSPAPSQPEVLLGRTTQTIKNGEENVLGKLRAALGCYWSKAINQFGKYRVAGLASRVSVATLEEREIENWLSNFALGGRKTFDRELYLSGLVKNRQSAGVVIQRRVPDRRKNFTEEEIEWYKSCLTDQTVPPYFSNVPGACYQWIMKCVDEICGGEIKDGTEAGREEGGRMGAGKEEEEADVK; from the exons ATGCCTGCCCCGAAGCgccaggaaaaaaaaagttcaaagagCAAGGGACCAGCCGCCGAGGACTCTTGGCGATCGGAAATCGAAAGTCTAACCCTGAGCGACGATCGATGGACCTGCGTTATCGCGATGATCGTTGAAACCAGGGTGGATCACGGCAGGTATGTGGAACTGTTCAACGACGCGACGACGGACGAAACTAGAGCAGCGATCTTCTCGCTGTCGTACGACAAGCTGATCCGAGGGGTGAAGCTGCTCGCCAAGTCCGACCTGCGCCAAAGCCCGACCGGCCAAGGCATCTGCCGCTTCGCCAGTAAGGAAATGGAAGCAACTGGAGAAGCGGCGCTGAGCCCGTGGCTCCTGAGCAGGCTGATCAAGTTCTTCGTCCACCGGGCGAAGTTGAGGCACCAGGCGATCCTCGAGGGCCGTAAAAGGGCCGAGGCAGAAATTGCGCGGGAAATGGAGGCCCTGAAATCTACGACCAGCGCCAGCCGGCCGAACACCGTCGGCAAGGCAAAGGGCGGATCCGGAGATGCGAAACCGTTTGTTAAGACGAACACTAGGCTGAGGAAGCGCGGCGAGGAGGTGAGAGAAAAGTTATACATCGACGACGCTCCCGTCGATGGACCGGATCTGTACGTCGTCCTCTCCGGCTTCCACGAGCCAGCCTTGCTGACGGAGCTTCTCGATGCCGGCCTCCCTTTGGTGGCCGTCTTCAAGGTCTGCCGCTCCGGGGAAGAGCTCGAAGTCGTTCAACCGAATCCGGACGAGGCCAACTCGTACCTCACCCGAGTCGAAGAGACCAAAGCTCGGCTCCAGAGGTTCTGGACGACGCTGGAAGCGCCACTGAAAGCTGGTGCTTACTACGGTCAGGTCATCTGGCAGACCTTCTGCCCTCCGGAACTTCCGGAATACATACCCGAGGAGGAAATAAAACCCTTTAAGACGGATGCCTACCGGAGGATCTCTTTCCTGATGTACGACCTGTGCGATATTCTACGGTACCATGCTAGCTACATCAGGAGCATGCGACTTCAGACCGGCCTTGAAGAAACAAGGTCAGTTGTTCAGGATAGAGGTAACTACGATGCGGTCCTTGGCCTCTTTTCCGAGGAGGACGTTTCGGTTCCAATGGTGCTGGACGCTCTGCTGAACCAGGTAGCTAAATCCGCGTCGGCCCAGGGGACAGAGAACGACTGGTTGAAAACGCGCGAGAAGATTGTTCAAGAGGATACTGGTCAAAGagaatcgaaaatcgattacCTTAATCAAGAATTCGATGTTATTCGGAATGAAACGAATCCTCCGAGGAGTCCGAATCCGCGTTTAATTATTCATGGCGACGCTTTGGCGAGTAAGACTCATCGGTGTTCAGTAAGACTGGATGATGTCCCCGGAACAAACGGGATGGACCTCGGAAAAGGCGTCCTGATACAGTTTGCGATCGCGTCACTCTGGCGCGGTTTTCCACCCTTGACGAGTGACCAGGTTGATATGTACGCGTACCACATTAAACAGATATCCGGTTGCTTCGCGGAGAGTGTAAACAGCGACACAATGAAACACTATCTGCATCTGCTTCGCTTTGAGAAACTTATAAACGGAGGTAGACCGCGGATCAATTTTCACAAGAGAGCGGATCTTGAGACAAGAGTATCGTTCCCAACCCTCAAGGGGCTGTGCCCAAGGCTCAAAGACAAACGTACGAAGTCGGAAACAGCCGCCTCTCGACAGAACAGCGTTGGCAATTTCGGCTCTTCCTTCTCAAGCGACAGTAAGATCGAGTACAATAAATCTATCGAAGAAACCTTCGAGTGCCCGGAATTCTTCGACCTAATAGACACGCGGGAAATGCTCACGTCCGGTCATTTCTCCAGCCTGGAATCATGTCCCGAACAAAACCCCGGAGGCCTGAACTTCGCCGAGTTCGACAGTGTCCAACCTTTGTCTCCCGAAGTATTTTCACAGCTGTTTTTCGAATGTTGCGAAGAATACGACGTTCTTGAAACTCGGTACTTTAAGCCCACTGACTCAatgctgatattttttcacagcacCCGATCCTGCAGCGGGGTCACGCAGCAGCAATATACCGCTAGCATTCGTACACCAGTGTGTCTGAGAGATTTCAGTAGGTTCATTATCGACGAGGAAAATGATTGGATAGAAAAAGAGGACGCGGCGCATGCCGAACGGCTGACTGCGGAAGAGGCACAGTGGGAGACGCGGATTTCGAAAAGCGACAAGTTGCCAATGAGCAGTTGTTACACCGATGGGGACTTCGTCCTGGAGGATTCGATCAAAGGAGCGGAAACGCGGAAACAAAAGTCGCGGCTGACCCTGATGGACGTAATGGAACCTGTCGAGCTCCCGGTCGAGGATGAGAGGACAACGAGACCCAGAAAAGAGACCAAAGGAACAGTTGCACGGGGGGATAAGAAGCTCAAGGGAAGAGGCGGGCCGATTAATCCAAAGAACAAAGCGGACGAGGGTGTCGGTACGAATGCCTTGTTCCTACCACTCAAGAGAGTGACCTCACTGCGTTGCGCAAGAGACTGTGAACCCTGGACCTTCCTTGGGTATGATGTGGGAAACCACAGGGTCCAAGTCTCCGGTTCCGAATCCAAGTTCCTGTCGAATGACGGCACGATGGTCAAAGTGTGCCTCGAGGAGTGGGCCTACGCCGATTCCACGATGCAGATAACCATCCAACTTCACGGCAATAATCTCgtgttgtacaatttttccgGCGATCAGGTTTCTCCGATCTTTCACTTCACCACGGCAAACGGAATCGTCATGAGTTTTGCGTTGGAAGAAAAGAGCGACCCGACGATATTCCGAGCCTCCTGGCCGTCTGGATTGATCGTTGAAGTGCTTCCAGGGGACGGTCCGTTGGGCCCATTTTATGTCAAGCAATCATACGTTTCCAAAGGTCCCGGGTATTCCGGGATCTTGGACGAAAATTATAGGGTCTTCCTCCGTGACGGGGGGATCATCGTGTTCCACAATGATGACAGTGTGCGTCTGCTGCGCTCTAGCGGCACAGTGACAAGTTGCAGTGGGTTTTCAACGCAAAGAAAAGACAGCGGTGATTCCGTTTCAG AAGACGACGCATTCGATCGTACAAAGAATTCTGAGAATGTCAAAATACGACGCATCGTCGTCCTCGAGCCTGACGGAAGACGTTACGAGATTTACGATGGAGAAATGATTCGTGAATTAGAAGGAGAACTCGTTAGGACGGCTTCGGACTACGAGGTGAATGAAAAGTTCACTCGGCGAAGCGATGGCACAAATACCTTGATCAACTCCGAGGGTGTTCTGGCAGTCTGTTTCCCAG ACGGTTCGAGGATTACAACGGGTCCAATTATCGCGGAAGAACCGGTGTACTGTGTATGGACGGACGAGGAGTTGGATAGATTCAATCCTATCAATGACGACGAAACTTCAACAGAGTTTGAAAGCTTGGGTGAAAGTTTGTCGAGGGAAAATATTCCGACGTCGGACGAATtcgtgtcaatttttttgagcAGCTGTATGGAGCACGAAAACTACGCCACAGTCACGTACGATCAGCCGAAGCTCGAGTGCACTCTCTCAATGCCGGGTAGCGTTCAGGTTCGCGTTTCAACCGACGCTGGAATCAGCATCACCGTCGGTGGTTCGGTTTCTCTGCAG GTTAAAAGAAACGAGATTGTTTTCACTGGAAGGTCGGAAGTACCACCCGGAGGTTCTTCGTCATCTGTTTACAATCTTGAGTATTTTTCTGCCTCACGTATACCGGGCGAGCACCTCCTTCGCACGACGGATTCGTACGGAAACGTTTTCAGTGTGGATGCGCAAGGCAGAACGTCGTACACAAAATACGGGGAACAATCTAATCGTGTGAAAACCCCTGAGCAGGGACAGGAGCGCGAGgaggaaggagaagaaaaagacgacgaagaagaagaagaggaatgTTCATCCTCTTCCAGGATCCCTACTCCCACGTGTAATCCATCCAAGCTCAGCTCCAAATCCTGCCGACTGTTTGTAGTGGGACGTGACCTTAGAGGACACGAGTACCTTCGTCGCTCGGATAGACTGGCTCAAGAGAACGAAGCTGACCTTGCAGAGACCACCAGTGTATTTTACCTCCAGGTCCCTGATCGGCTGGGGCAGAGGCTGTGCACCACTTTGACCGCCGTCGATCCAATCAAAACCTCCCAGGCATGGCTTCAGTCGTACCAA GTACCCAGTATTCGACCGACGAACGCCGACAGGAGAGACTTGCTGCGAAGCACGTACTCTCTTCCCTGGAACTACCTGTTTCCATATGGAAGGAACGGCCGAGGGATCCGGGAGCACACCTGGAATCGACCCCTGAAAAACTCCCCCGCCCCGTCCCAGCCAGAGGTGCTCCTTGGACGAACGACGCAGACCATAAAAAACGGCGAAGAAAATGTATTAGGAAAATTGCGAGCGGCCCTGGGATGCTACTGGAGTAAG GCGATTAATCAGTTCGGCAAATACCGAGTTGCGGGACTTGCATCCCGCGTATCCGTCGCCACCCTCGAGGAACGTGAGATCGAAAATTGGCTGAGCAATTTCGCGCTCGGGGGCAGGAAGACGTTTGACAGGGAGTTGTACTTGAGCGGCTTAGTTAAAAACCGCCAAAGTGCCGGAGTAGTGATCCAGCGACGGGTTCCCGatcggagaaaaaatttcaccgaggaGGAAATCGAGTGGTACAAAAGCTGCCTAACAGATCAGACTGTTCCACCCTACTTTTCCAATGTTCCCGGTGCCTGTTACCAATGGATTATGAAATGTGTTGACGAAATCTGTGGAGGAGAAATAAAGGATGGAACAGAAGCAGGACGAGAAGAAGGAGGGAGAATGGGAGCAGggaaagaagaggaagaagcaGACGTGAAATAG